A genomic region of Alistipes megaguti contains the following coding sequences:
- a CDS encoding ABC transporter permease translates to MNFANLFKIAVKALSNNKLRGFLTMLGIIIGVASVITMLAIGQGSKRSIQAEISEMGSNMIMIHPGGDRRGGVQLSADDMESLKLEDLEDIQTKTRYVTYVSPSVNSAGQAVYGSNNTPTTVYGVNLDYLEIRRYRVDDGDTFSEQDIKTAAKVCLVGKTVVDELFPNGENPVGKVIRFGTIPFRIVGVLESKGYNSMGMDQDDLIIAPYTTVQKRILAITHLQEIVCSALTEAYTDQAIDEITEILRENHRLKPSDEDDFSIRSQQEMASMLTSTTDMMTVLLAAVAGISLLVGGIGIMNIMYVSVTERTREIGLRMSIGAKGIDILAQFLIESILISVTGGLIGVIVGVGAAIAVNLIAAFPIYIQPWSVFLSFAVCTLTGVFFGWYPAQKAAMLDPIEAIRYE, encoded by the coding sequence CGAATCTTTTCAAAATAGCCGTCAAGGCACTGAGCAACAACAAGCTGCGCGGCTTTCTGACGATGCTGGGCATCATCATCGGCGTAGCGTCCGTGATCACGATGCTGGCCATCGGCCAGGGTTCGAAACGCAGCATCCAGGCCGAGATCAGCGAAATGGGGTCGAACATGATCATGATCCACCCGGGCGGCGACCGCCGGGGCGGCGTGCAGCTGAGCGCCGACGACATGGAGTCGCTCAAGTTGGAGGATCTGGAGGACATCCAGACCAAGACGCGCTACGTGACCTACGTCTCGCCGTCGGTCAACAGCGCGGGACAGGCCGTCTACGGATCGAACAACACCCCGACGACGGTCTACGGCGTGAATCTCGACTACCTGGAGATCCGCCGCTACCGCGTCGATGACGGCGACACCTTCTCGGAGCAGGACATCAAGACCGCCGCGAAGGTCTGCCTGGTCGGGAAGACCGTGGTCGACGAACTCTTCCCCAACGGGGAGAATCCCGTGGGCAAGGTCATCCGCTTCGGGACCATCCCGTTCCGGATCGTCGGTGTCCTGGAGAGCAAGGGCTACAACAGCATGGGCATGGATCAGGACGACCTGATCATCGCCCCCTACACAACCGTCCAGAAACGTATTCTGGCCATCACCCACCTGCAGGAGATCGTCTGCTCGGCGCTGACCGAGGCCTACACCGACCAGGCCATCGACGAAATCACGGAGATCCTGCGTGAAAACCACCGGCTGAAACCCTCGGACGAGGACGACTTCTCGATCCGTTCGCAGCAGGAGATGGCCTCAATGCTCACCTCGACGACCGACATGATGACCGTTCTGCTGGCGGCCGTGGCGGGCATCTCGCTCCTGGTCGGCGGCATCGGCATCATGAACATCATGTACGTCTCGGTAACGGAACGAACACGTGAAATAGGCCTCCGCATGTCGATCGGCGCCAAGGGGATAGACATTCTGGCGCAATTCCTCATCGAATCGATTCTGATCAGCGTTACGGGCGGACTGATCGGCGTAATCGTGGGCGTCGGAGCCGCCATTGCGGTGAATCTGATCGCCGCCTTCCCGATCTACATCCAGCCGTGGAGTGTCTTCCTCTCGTTCGCGGTCTGCACCCTCACGGGAGTCTTCTTCGGGTGGTATCCGGCCCAGAAGGCCGCCATGCTCGACCCGATCGAAGCCATCCGCTACGAATAA
- a CDS encoding sensor histidine kinase, giving the protein MTASQSKFTGWLVHITVWAVIFCMPLFLTGPNRPLMNGPQYVRFLLVPISFMAVFYTNYFLLIDRYLTTRRFGRFTGYNLLFIAVVMILVHLLFRYVLPPDMHHPPMARPWQHTVRFFAGNLTLYLLVVGVGVAIRMTSGWYRAEAARKELEHSHTQAELQNLKSQLNPHFLFNTLNNIYSLIQLDTDRAQQAVHDLSRLLRYVLYDSSHPTVPVAAEINFLRDYIELMRIRLPRHVKLFLALPDAPSERPVVPLLFISLVENAFKHGVDNDRPSYISIDIHEIGDQLICRIKNSYFPKSGASDRSGSGIGLKNLSRRLEMLYAGRYTFEYGRSGDAYTALLCLNLSES; this is encoded by the coding sequence ATGACCGCATCGCAATCGAAATTCACCGGGTGGCTGGTCCACATCACGGTTTGGGCCGTGATCTTCTGTATGCCGCTCTTCCTGACCGGTCCCAACCGGCCGCTGATGAACGGACCGCAATACGTACGGTTCCTGCTCGTCCCGATCTCGTTCATGGCGGTCTTCTACACGAACTATTTCCTGCTGATCGACCGCTATCTGACCACACGCCGCTTCGGCCGCTTTACGGGCTACAACCTGCTGTTCATCGCCGTGGTGATGATCCTGGTCCACCTGCTCTTCCGCTACGTTCTGCCGCCCGACATGCATCATCCGCCGATGGCACGCCCCTGGCAGCATACGGTACGCTTCTTCGCGGGCAACCTGACCCTCTACCTGCTGGTGGTGGGGGTTGGCGTGGCCATCCGCATGACCAGCGGATGGTACCGTGCCGAAGCAGCCCGCAAGGAGCTCGAACACAGCCATACGCAGGCCGAGCTCCAGAACCTCAAGAGCCAGTTGAATCCCCACTTCCTCTTCAACACGCTCAACAACATCTACTCGCTCATCCAGCTCGACACCGACCGCGCCCAGCAGGCCGTCCACGATCTGAGCCGTCTGCTGCGCTACGTGCTCTACGACAGCAGTCATCCGACGGTTCCCGTGGCGGCGGAGATCAACTTCCTGCGCGACTACATCGAGTTGATGCGCATCCGTCTGCCGCGTCACGTGAAGCTCTTCCTTGCGCTGCCCGACGCGCCGTCCGAGCGTCCCGTGGTACCGCTGCTGTTCATTTCGCTGGTGGAGAACGCCTTCAAGCACGGCGTCGACAACGACCGCCCCTCCTACATCTCAATCGACATCCACGAAATCGGCGACCAGCTGATCTGCCGCATCAAGAACAGCTACTTTCCCAAATCGGGCGCCTCGGACCGCAGCGGCTCGGGAATCGGACTGAAAAATCTTTCCCGACGGCTGGAGATGCTCTATGCGGGACGATACACCTTCGAGTACGGACGTTCGGGCGACGCCTACACGGCACTGCTGTGCCTCAATCTGTCGGAATCATGA